Within the Rosa rugosa chromosome 2, drRosRugo1.1, whole genome shotgun sequence genome, the region AGTTCGTGCCCGGCTCAGGCCTCACAAGCGGCAAAATGTAGTGAAACAGGGTTCTAGTATTGCCGATTACTTCTTACCCacaactagggctgggcacgggccgggacgggCTGAAATTGTGGTAATCCCGAAGCCCGTCCAGGAAATAAAGTTCGGTACGGGCCGGGACGGTTTAGGCCATTTTGAGAATTGATCCCGACGGACCCAAACCTGATCGGTATCGGGCCGGGACCGGGCTCAATCCGGGACagtcctgaaaaaaaaaaaaaaaaaaaaatctaatcgaAGTTGCAAACAACACTTATGGAGTTCTGGGTTTTCTCCTCCTATAATCAAGAACTGTGATACTTTATCACCATCAAGAGTTGCCGTAGTCAGAACCTTCAAATTCGAAGCATGCCTCTTCACCAATCGTTTCATCAGTCCCAGCAATATGTCCCTAAAATCCCAAAATGCATAAACAtaatatcatattgcaaaacacCAAAAACTGAATCACAAAATCGTCTGTGGTGTAATTTCAAGGCGAGGCTGCAGacgaaaaattaaaaaatcagAACAGAAACTTACATTGTTGCCTTTCCAAATCGGAAGCCGGATCAGATCGTTGAGGCGGAGGCACCACCTTGATCCGGATCAGATCGCTGATCAGATCACCAACCACCCTTTCAGCTCAATCAGATCTAAACAAAGACATGAAATTTATATCGAAATGAGAGAAAGAACAATACTTGATGATGGGTCCGGGTCGAGTCCGGCGCCGGCGAGCTGAGCGGAAAGTTATGGTTGGGTTCATGGTTAggcagcagagagagagagagaggaggagggtcTAAGATTATCGCTGCTGTGTGTGTCTGTGCTTTATAGTGAGGATCGACTGACGTGAAGAGGAGAGAGTTTGTTGAGGTTACCCGACGATGGAGATGGCGGCGACATGGCGAGGCTGATAGCCTCGTCTGTGAATGATCTGAGAGAGcaaaagaagaagtgaagaactgGAGAGTGAGTGGAGGAGAGACTCAGAAGAGATCAAGACTGAACAGAATTGGGGATTAGTTAGCATTTTAGGTTAAAACGGGCTCTAGCGGGATTTATTGGGCTGGTACCGATCCCGGGCCCGTTTCTATAGgaacgggacgggacgggcccaaataggaaatttctgattttaatCTAGGCCCGTCCCGACACTTTTCGGGACGGTTTCGGTACGGTATCGGGCTTTCGGTTTTGGGTGCCCAGCCCTACCCACAAGGAATGCATGGATATTCTTCTGTAAATAGGCGTTTATATGTAAATCCAAGTAATTTGTACAGAATCCAAGAACCTTGCAGCTTTGGTATGCTGGAGCTTTATCATGGCAGCTCTCTGTAATGAGGTATACGTGGTAGAGCAGAAACTGAGATATACATTTATggactaaatattgtttagtccttgagcttttgaccataaaacacttcagtccctgaccttctaatttcacacgtttagtccctgtacttcaaaatttcagaccaataggtccttgccgtaaAAAAGTCAcagcgaaatgtctattatgccctcagtttttttttttaattaattattattattttttgtggaaaaggaatttttttttccctttctttctttctgtttattttattttttgtattttttccctgtctttctttctgtttggaaaaaaaaaagaataaataaaaaaaaaagagaaaggaataaatttattaaaaaaaaaaaaactgagggcataatagacatttcaccGCGACATTTAGATGgtaaggacctattggtctgaaattttgaagtacagggactaaacgtgtgaaattagaaggtcaggagtgaagtgttttatgatcaaaagctcaaggactaaacagtatttagtcctacaTTTATCATTAAAGATAAGGATGTTGCAATGTCAGTGATTCCTTCTTCATGGTAGCCTGCATTTGTATGCTAATTATTGACTTGTTTTGAACTTGAACTCTATAAATCTTGTGCGTCTGTTTAAAATGTTGTCATACTCAAATTGAGATAGAGTTTCAGAAAGTCTCCAATTTGAAAGCTAAATAGAAGGGCAAGTCAATATGGCGACCTTCAAGAATAGAACACTAACAGTATGAGTAGGTTTTAAGGATACCAATTTAAAGTAGACAGAAAGAAATAGGGTTTTAAACATAACGCCTACTTGAAAACCCTTTTATATATAAACCATCGAGCAATACTGTCAAGGACAATCCACTAATGCCAAAACCCTTTTAACATAATCTCCCATATACTCTCCTTACCAATACAATTTTATATATCAAAAACAAGCCCGTGCTTCAGCAACATCTCCATTCTACATTTTAGCACTATCATTGTCCTCGTTGTGAGACTGAAGACCACCATCAGAACCAAATGACAGACTTTGGAGTTGCTTATCAGTAGGAGGTGTCTTTCCCTTATCTGCAGGGTGTGGCGTATCGCTGTGGGGGCCCTTCTCACCATCTgttagaaaagaagaagaaattgaactgATCAGCAGCAGTCTAGAAAAAGACGATGGCATCGATACTAAAacaaattggaaactttttacCACAACAAGGCAACACTGAAGACTCAAACTCCTTAAACAACAGGCAAAAGTAACAGCAAAAACTGACATTTCAAAATGTGGAAGTACCAGTATCTATCTTTGCCTCCTTAGCAGAAACTGGAGTTTTAGCTGATGCAGAGGCTCGGGCTCTTCTCTTAGATCCAGGCTTTAAGATTGAAAACAAAGCAAAAGGACAAAAATCAATACACCAACGGTAAAACCACAAGGAAATGAATTGAATCCTCACAGAAATCTAGGGAAAAGAACTCAATAAGTACCCAgataaaaaacaataaaaaaaataacaagtACCTTCTTAGGGGTAGGggtttcatcatcttcatcgtcACTGTCATGATCATCCTATAGAAAAGTAACACAACATGACAACTATTCCAACATTTATCAAAGTGCAATAAAGAATTCGCAAATAAGAAATTTGACAATGAAGTTCTAAACACAGCAGTAAGTGAAAAGGATTCAAAACACAGCAGCAAATGActgaactctttttttttctttttttcttttttctttttctacaatGGATAGAAAGAACAGAGCAGGGCAGGTTATCATGGCACAATCAAACTACAAATTAGATAAGACAGATACCTCTGGGTCATCGTCTTTGACAGCATTGCTCTTAACTGAAGCTGGCTTTGCAGGCTCCTTCTGTTCAACTTTTCCTGAACAATAAGAAGCTGGAATCAATTATTCAAATGAAAATGCATGGCAACCATCCAGCAGTGAAAAAGGGATTttctttttgtaataataaaataatctCCTCTATCCATCACTGCTTGAAGCTGGCATCTTGAATCAACCCACATGATTCTTTCTGTTGAATCTTGTCATCTCACCATTGAATGTCATCTTCGAAGGAAGACATCGAAGTGAGCAACTGAGATCTCAAGACTCATCATAGACCTTTTTAGTATCAATAAAGACCAGAATTTGATATTTTCTCCTAACATGCAATCACCGATCCAAATCCACCTTTCTGGGCATTCTACGCTTACCTCAAAATATTATCTGTTTCTCTCCAATTTCAAGTCCATTCACTCTGAATCCCTAAATAAGAATACCCAAGATTTTGAAATAGGAAATTAAAAGGCAACAGAGAGAGGACCCTTAACTTAAAGAGAGGCATGATCCTAAATGTCTGGTTTTGCAATCCATCATGGCTTGATCGAAAAAGGAGATCGATGGATGTCAAAACCatcttctgggttttggttGGTTTGAAGCTTCGCAGTTGGGGAGGATAGAGTCAAGAGAGATATGGGTGGGTGGGTTGTTCTTGACCCGCGAGGTGATATTTGGATATTTAAAGTAATACCATTGAATAATATCAAATATATGAACATAATGTCATGAGAAGAAAAATCAACTTTGATGGAACATATAGATAAATGAAGTTACAAATGCAATGAAATCTAATCCCATCAACAAATATCTAGTCTGGCAGGAGAAGCTATCTCTAAGCAACGTAACAAAGAATGGCTTCCTCATAAAtcttaaaacaagaataaagagCATACCAGGAGCACTAGTGCCGCGGGAGAAATCCACGTGAAAGACACCTGTTTGGAGTTAACAGTTACATTCAAAATTGAGGCCTTTTTACTTTTCTATTTTGTTATTCAATACTGCAAACATAAAACGCAATAACGATTTCTCTACAAACAATCGAATTAAATTTAATGGCAAATTAATTTCAAGGATGGTAGATCCATAATAGAAACTGAGAAACTTTACACAAATGACTCAAATTTTGTCGATAACtattcaaaatttgaatttaaaaCAGATTTAGGAATGACTCGACCAACATTAATTTACTCGATAATACCTAATTATGTTTCCTACAGTAAGTAAGATGAGAACATAATGAATGATTAGCATATTCCATCGGCTATGCATCAGCGCATACAACAACTCAAACTGACCAAAATAATTCGGCACAACACATTATCCAAAGAGAGAGACCATAAATTATTAGGCCTTTTAACcattaagaaacatatataaCCTCCTCCAGGGAACAAgggggaagaaaaagaaaatgaagagccTAAACTAGGATATAAGATGAAATTCTTTTAAGGCATAAAATGAAAATTGTCAAAACTCATGAAACTTGAGTACACTCCAGATAATCATCATCAAAGAccaggaaaaaaaggaaaattaccAGGAGGAAGGTCCAAAAGTTTCTTGTCGACTCGATTGTTGCGTGGGCACCATCTAGGCCAGTGGTCACCGTACACTCCACAAATTATGCACTCTTTGAGAATAGCACGGCCTTCATCTAGACCACAACAGGTGCCTGAAAACGGACTTTCACAGATCCTACAAACTAGTTCACAGCCAGGGCCAACAGGTGCATTCTTTGGGACACGTCTCGTGTAGGAGCAAGATGCAGTACCGTGTACCCCCACCTTTGTACAATACATACATTTTTCTGTTTGGAGCTTCTGTATGGTATATGCTagagaaaacaaaacaagtATATCAGTAATTCAGTACTGGTGACATTGAATAACAAAATAAATACCGATACAATGTCataagagcaaaaaaaaaaaaaaaaaaaattaggaggAGATTGTAGAAGATATAAAaataaatgtgtgtgtgtgtgtgtgtgtgtggtgttAAATGAGAATGTCCGGAAGTAGAGATACAATATGATGTACAAGTTCGTCAAGAAATAGTTACTGTATGTTAATTATGTATGTGAGCCAAGCAATAAATAAGATGTAGGATGAAGAGACCAAATGATTTATCCCTTAAGAACAACATAAACACAGAGGAAAAGCAAAGTGTGACAAAAATCAAAAGCATACCATTGTCAAAAAAACTTAAAGGGTGAGGAGTCAGGGGAGCAGCCAGGGGTGCTTCTGTATTGATAATTACAAGAAAACCCAATAAGACCATTGAAAATATATGAACAGAGAAGATTTGATGGAATGTATAATGAAAATGCAGGAGAAGCCATCAATCTAAAACAAATATAGTTGAAACCAAAAAGTGAAGAGCATACCAGGAGCCCTAGGGTAGGGAGAGGCAGATGTAGAAGTAGTAGTGTCCGCCAATGGATCTGGAATCTTCACGGTATCTGTTTGCGGTTAAGAATTACATTCAAATAATtaatcttccattttctctcactCAAATACTGCAAACATTCTTCTTCAAACAATCCAATGTTTGATTTCAAGGACTCAAGAAAAGAATTACGTAGCCTAATTCTCAATTctcaaaccaaaaaaataaataacctaACTAGATTATTATCAATTAGTACGATGTCAGAAACAAAACCCTAGCTAAAGGGAAGCAGAAATACCAGGATAATCCCGGGCGAGGCGGCGGAGAACGGCAGCTGGTGGCAAACGGAATCCCAATGATTCAAACGGGTCGGGTCGTCGCCCTGCGTATTCCAGGTCCCGGAGTTCCCGCCAAGACAGAGacatttgattttggtttttgcttgTCCTCTGGCTCCCTTTtctgttcatatatatatatatatgaactagCTTTGTTTCTACGcttccttcttttttcttttcttttctttttttgaaacgaATTTACGCTTCCTTCTTTTCCATTGTCGGTTTTGTTCTCGATTAGGGTCCCAGCACGTAACCTACACGCGGAAGTCAATCTTTTGTTTTCATAAAATTATTTtctactactttttttttttttttctctttctctttctcttttaagatagatgataaaaataaaataaatgtcaCTTAGATGTGCCTTTACCATAATTTAGGCCACCCTTAACAATAAATACGAAAAACAAAGTGATCATTTAGTTTAAAAAACCCCAGCTACGCGCCTCACGCGCACGAAggaaatttttccagaaacctaGATCGGGCTTCTGCCCTTTGCACGTCGCGGCTCTGGCGGTCACTCCGACTCAGGTTCAGCGACTCCATTCCGGCGGCGATCGCTGTCCGAGATACCTTATCCACTCGACGAGTGTGATATACTTTGGGTCGTCGTTTACGACGTGCCTGTTACTCACCTGCTGGGTTGGTCATCGACGACACAGTTGGAGATGGAAATTCTGGCCTGGAATTGCCGTGGAATAGGCAATGATGCTGCGGTGCAAGGTTTGAAGAAACTAattcatcaacatcatccatcCTTTATCTTCCTGAGCGAGACGAAGGTTTCGGATCCTACTTATATGAGAAACTTGAGATTGGAGATCGGGTATCTCAATTGTGAAGTAGTGTTCAGCCGGGGGCAATCCGGTGGATTGGCTTTATTCTGGCGAGATGGCATCGACGTTCTCTTCCGGTCGAAGTCGAACCATCACATCGATGTGGAAGTACGAGAGGGTGATGGCTCTGGGATTGCATGGAGGCTGACTGGTTTCTATGGGCACCCTACCCTCTCTAAACGTCACCGGACATGGTCGCTCCTCCGAGACCTTTGTCAGCAGTCTGCCCTACCATGGACTGTTATTGGAGATTTCAATGAAATTCTCCATTCTTCTGAGAAGGAAGGAGGTTGTATACATAGAGAGGGTCAAATGCAACAGTTTAGGGATGCATTGTCGTTTTGTGACTTGATCGATTTCGGCTATTTTGGATCGCCTTTCACCTGGAGTCGGGGTGGGGTCAAATGTAGGTTGGACAAAGTGGTGGGTTCAGTTTCATGGACGAATATTTTTCCAGCAGCTAGGGTTTCAAATTTGAAACCAATTCATGGCGATCACGTTCCTGTTCTTCTTGGCGCGTatcgttctcctcctcctcctgctggTCAACGCCAGAGGCCTCGCTTCAGTTTTGAAAGTTTCTGGGTGCGTCATGAGGCCTGCGTAGAAGTGATCAAGTCGGGGTGGGTTAGTGATGATCGGAACCAACCTATGCTTCAGGTATCCCAGAAAATAATGCATACACGTTTTGCTCTTAATGATTGGCAGAGGGCTACATTTGGACGTAGGGGTAGGGAGATTGAATTCCTTCGAGGCAGACTACAATCTCTTCTTGCACTACCTATTTCGGCTGTTAATCAGCAGGAAAGTATGGAGCTGTCCTCAAAATTGGATGGTTTGCTAGCTGAGGAACATGAGTATTGGAAGCAAAGGTCGAAATTGACTTGGCTCGCTGAAGGGGATCGTAAGACTAAATTTTTCCATAGGAAAGCTTCTAATCGACGAGCCAAAAATCGGTTGACTGGGTTGTTTGATAATCATGGAGTTTGGCAGTCCACTGAGAAGGGTTTGGAGGCTGTGGTCATTGATTATTTTAGTTCGATGTTCAGTGCAGGGGATGTGGATCTTTCTCATATGTTTTCAGTGGTGGATTTGGTTCAGCCAAAGGTCATGCCTAAAATGAATTCTATGCTTTGCGCTCCTTATACGGCTGTGGAAATTCGAGCTGCTCTTTTTCAGATGTACCCAACCAAGACACCTGGACCAGACGGCATGCCTCCTTTATTTTTTCAACAGTATTGGGACACCATTGGTACTGATGTAGTGGCATCAGTTCAGAGTTTTCTCCATTCTGGTCAGTTGCTTGCTTCTATTAATTACACTCATGTCTGTTTGATCCCAAAGGTGAAAAATCCTACTTGTATGTCCGAATTACGTCCCATTGCACTATGTAATGTCATTTATAAGATTTGTTCTAAGGTGCTTGCCAACATATTGAAGAGTATACTGTCTCATATTATATCTCCTTTTCAGAGTGCCTTTGTCCCTGGACGTCTGATTACTGATAATACTCTGATCGCTAATGAGGTATCCCACTTTATTCATAATAATCGGTCGAGTAATGATGGTGTTATGTCTCTTAAACTGGACATGAGTAAGGCCTATGATCGTATGGAGTGGGTTTTCTTAGAGGCAGTTTTGATTCGCTTGGGTTTTGATGAGAGTTGGATGTATTTTACCATGCAGTGTGTCAAGACTGTTCGTTATTCTTTTTTGATTAATGGTCAGCCTAGAGGCTATTTGACTCCTACTAGGGGCCTGAGACAGGGCGATCCCCTATCACCATATCTCTTCCTGCTTGGTACAGAGGTGTTTTCAACTCCTTTAGAGCATAAGGTTTCTCAGGGGCAGCTTCAGGGGGTTCAGATCTGCGCTGAGGCTCCTACGATAcaccaccttttgtttgcagATGATAGCCTTCTGTTTGGTAAGGCTAGTTTGGAGGAGAGTTCTCAGATCCAGGATGTCTTAGTGGATTATGAGTTAGCATCAGGTCagaaggtaaacttttctaagaGCAATATTGTTTTTAGTAAAAAGGTGTGCTCTTCTTTACAGTAGCAGATTGCAGACTCACTGGGTGTGGCCATTGTGgataaacatgaaaaatatctCGGCCTACCTACTTATCTGGGGAGGAATAAGACTGAAACCTTTGCTTATTTACAGGAAAGTTTAAACAAGAAACTTGAGGGTTGGCAAGGTAAGTTACTAAGTAGTGCAGGAAAGGACCTTCTTATAAGGGTGGTGGCTCAGGCTCTTCCTTCTTATACTATGAGCTGCTTCTTATTACCGAAGAATTTTTGTGGTTCATTGCATCAGAAGTGTGCCAAGTTTTGGTGGGGCAGTAAGGGTGAAAATTGTAAGATTCATTGGTTGTCTTGGGATCGACTATGTCAACCCAAGGAGGCTGGTGGTATGGGCTTTCGTGATTTATATGCACATAATTTGGCTCTCTTGGCTCAGCAGGGTTGGAGGTTAGTGCGTCATCCGGGCTCTCTTTTGGCTCGATTGTATCAGGCTAAGTATTTCCCGGATGGAGATTTCTGGTCTAGTGGGCTTTCTTCATCTCCATCTGCATGTTGGAGGGGTATCCATGCGGCTAAACACATTCTGAGGAGGGGTGTTCGTTGGCAGGTGGGGAATGGTCGGCTAATAAGGCCTTGGGAGGATCCCTGGATCCCGAGACCTTCTTCTTTTCTACCTATCATCCGACATGAGGATGGACCGGAGAGAGTTTCTGATTTATTACTTCCAGGATTCTCTTGGAATCTGGCTCTTATTAATCAATATTTTGTGGCTGATGATGTTGATTTGATTTTATCTATGCCTCTTAGTCAGAGGGATGTTCCTGATCGTCTTACCTGGCATTATGATAAGAAAGGTAGATTTTCTACCAAGAGTGCTTATGTGTTAGCTTTTGAGGAGCTCCATAACTTTGGAGAAGTTGCTACTAGTTCGGAGGATCTCTCTTCTTTCTGGAAACAGATTTGGTTTGCTCAAATACCGGGTAAGGTTAAAGTTCATTGGTGGAAAGTATGTTCGTCTATCCTACCAACAGCTGCTTTGTTGCGCACTAAACGGGTTGTTGTTCAGCATGGGTGTTGGTTTTGTAATGATCATGATGAATCTATTAATCATATCACAAGGGACTGCCAGTTTGTTCATGACTTGCTCTCTCTTTTTCCGGAGCTGCATGGGGTGCTGCAGATTGATTGTAATGAAGGTACGTCAATCATTACTTGGTTGGCCTCTTGTTTTGATATTCTATCTAAAAAGAATGTGGCTCTATTGCTTATAGTTGGATGGTTTGTTTGGAAAGAGCGTAATATGAGAGTGTGGTCAAATAAGTTTGTTTCTTTGCCTCACTTACAGTTTCAGATTCGATCATATGACATGTTGTTTCAATCTACCTTGGCTACACCTCGTAGTACTGCATTGAGGGGTAGGGCAGTCTGGTTACCACCTCCTTCCGGCTGGCTTAAGGCCAACTGTGATGGAGCCTttgatttctcctccaaattagGTGGATTAGGAGTGGTTATTCGAGATGCTATGGGTGATATTGTTGGTGGAGTTTGTATTACGGTCAATTCTGTTACCTCTCCAGATATGGTTGAGGCCATGGCTTGCAGGGCTGCTTGTTCCCTGGCAGTACAGTTTCACCTTTCTCCTATTATGTTTGAGACAGATTGTTAGAGTTTAGTTTCTACTATTGAGGCTGAGGGGGAGGAGACTTCATCCTTGGGTCGTATTATTGAGGATATCAACTTTTCTCTTGGGATTTTAGTTGGTTCTTCCTTGAGACATGTGTATCGTGAAGCTAATATGGCTGCCCATAATTTAGCTAAACTAGCTTTACATTcttcttttaatctttcagggagTGGGCTTGTCCCTCCTGACATTAGAGGCTTTGTGGCTTCTCATTGTACTCTTTGATTGAGCAATATAATTTGATCGTccttcccttcaaaaaaaaaaaaaacaataaatacGAAAAATGCCACCGGCTGTTTTCGACAAAACAGTTCCTATCCTTTCACAATTTGAATAACCTGAAACTGCTTCACAATTTCACTCTCTCGGGCTCACTCTTCCAAACCGACTCCTGCGCATAACCTTCGCCAACCACTACTTCTCCTCCACCGTGCAGCTGTGACTCAAGTGATCGTCCTCCAACGACCCGAAGCATCTAATTCTAAGGTTCGTAGAACTGAATTTGAGGATTTTCTCCAGCAACCCTAACCggcttttcttttctatattcACCTCCTCACTCTCACACAAGGAGAAAGTGGAGTCTAAAGACCATGGACGAGAAATTGCTAAATTACAACATATTGGAAAAGTTGGAGATATGTTCTTGTTATGTGGAACCAAATTCTAGAAACACTAGggggggtgtgtgtgtgtgagaaaCTTATATATTGTCATCACTAGCCATGTCACTatcaatcacatgtcactagTCATGTCACTGCTTAAGTCACTAACATGCTTTGTACTTTTCTTTCATAAACTCTTCAATGGAGTCAAACAAGATGAAGAGGATGATGAATCTAATTCAAAGCAAGAGAGATGGAGTGAACAGAAAGAGAACGACCGGAATTATCAGACGGCTGAAAAGAGTGGGAGTGAGATGATTGAGACAATGTCAAGTCAAGAAGAGAAGCGCGACTTCGAGCTAGAGGTACAGAGAAAGGAAGAAGAGCTAAGATCtctaaaaaagacaaaaaaaaaagggattggaagaaaagaggaagaagtTAGAGATAAGACTGAAGAGGAAGGAGAATGAAGTTAGAGAAATGATAGGCCACTAGCCATGTGACTTCACTGGCCAGTGAAGTCACTGTTAAGTAACTACATATCACATTGCATGTCTCTAACACTATTCATATTTGTGCAGTGTATTCTTTTGGGAAGGAAGATTGCCTGGCAATGAAATATCCAGATTTGATGTGAACGAGTTCATAGTGAATAATCCAATAGCAAACAATTGGATTGATTGCTTTGGGGAGCTATTGTGGAATGAGCTATCGAATATAGACTCACAAGTTTTGGGAATGCCAGCTTTTCTACATAGCTTGTGCTGGATAAGTAGTGCAAGTGATGTGTATCTACCTTGAAAGCTTATCTGCTGTGATTGTTTATaacaattattttctttttggtttgaaATGGTATTACACAATAAATTTAGCTATGAGAAATATCCATCTATATATATCTCAGTCCCTCTTTCAAAACTTGGGAAAATGTAACAAGTTCTTTTTTCCCGATTACACATGAAGATGAATTTCACCGCACATTTTTGGTTTCAGACAAAGATATACCACAGTTGTTGCACCTTGATTCTAAAAAAGGGAGAAGACCAGGATCTGGATCATGCTTTCAAAATATGAAGAAATTGGTACTAAAAGTCTTTTGTGATTTAGAATATGATAAAATCATTATTCtatctttcttttatttatctttttaaaAACATATTAATACTTTTATTCAgtccttcttggctaaggacatccttacctaagcttaggtacggatttccagtttttggccacttttcgatcacatattcacattttaaccgttccgtttttaggttctaacgtatagatcatctctgcaaaatttcagctaaattgatgatcgttaaggcatttaaaactgcaatttacaacaatgtataCGAACGGCTccagttcgacagattcggttttgtttgtgtaaattgcagttttggatgccttaacgatcatcaatttggttgaaattttgcagagatgatctatacattaggacctaaaacattgaacggttaagatgtgaatatgtaatcgaaaagtggccaaaaactggaaatccttACCTAAGAAAAATCCTACTTTTATTTATCAGTAAAATTATACATAACGGCTCACCTAATAAGATTGTCAAAAGAGGCGTTACCTAAGCAATTCAACCTTTTTAAGGAGAATGAAGTACATCCAAAACTACCCAACACAACTCACTAGAAAATCAAATGGCACAAATTATGCGAGTACTCTTAGCAACATTTCTCAAACTTGAGAAACTACGACTTCCTTCCCcataacaattaaaattaaagtaCAAATCCCAAAACCAGAATgaaatccctaaaaaaaaaaaaataataaataaatacatTCATATTATCAATTTACTGCACATTTATAATTGCATATATATGAAAACATTAAATTAGAAACATACTTTATTACTCATCCATATTAAATATCATAATTTTATTAAAATCTACAATCATTGTAAACAAGTTTATCATAAGTTACTTTAGTCTATGTAGAAGTTTcatttaagggtttttgtccatttaccccatttctagagatttttttcccacttaccccattaagtttttttaattcccctttACCCAAAACACTGTAAGGGAGTCTTCCTTAATACCCcataaagtattttttttttaataccattttaccctcacccatgtgttacttagagagagagagagaga harbors:
- the LOC133731940 gene encoding uncharacterized protein LOC133731940 isoform X1 codes for the protein MSLSWRELRDLEYAGRRPDPFESLGFRLPPAAVLRRLARDYPDTVKIPDPLADTTTSTSASPYPRAPEAPLAAPLTPHPLSFFDNAYTIQKLQTEKCMYCTKVGVHGTASCSYTRRVPKNAPVGPGCELVCRICESPFSGTCCGLDEGRAILKECIICGVYGDHWPRWCPRNNRVDKKLLDLPPGVFHVDFSRGTSAPGKVEQKEPAKPASVKSNAVKDDDPEDDHDSDDEDDETPTPKKPGSKRRARASASAKTPVSAKEAKIDTDGEKGPHSDTPHPADKGKTPPTDKQLQSLSFGSDGGLQSHNEDNDSAKM
- the LOC133731940 gene encoding uncharacterized protein LOC133731940 isoform X2, with translation MSLSWRELRDLEYAGRRPDPFESLGFRLPPAAVLRRLARDYPDTVKIPDPLADTTTSTSASPYPEAPLAAPLTPHPLSFFDNAYTIQKLQTEKCMYCTKVGVHGTASCSYTRRVPKNAPVGPGCELVCRICESPFSGTCCGLDEGRAILKECIICGVYGDHWPRWCPRNNRVDKKLLDLPPGVFHVDFSRGTSAPGKVEQKEPAKPASVKSNAVKDDDPEDDHDSDDEDDETPTPKKPGSKRRARASASAKTPVSAKEAKIDTDGEKGPHSDTPHPADKGKTPPTDKQLQSLSFGSDGGLQSHNEDNDSAKM